GAGCACGAGGGTGAAATTCCACTCCGATTGCCCAAGGATCGCATGCGTTTTTGGCTGACATTCCTGCCCGAGCAGGAGCGCACGCTGCAACCAACCGGGATCCATCTCTTTGGACTGCGCTATTGGTCGGCAGCCCTAAGTGCCGATGTCGGGAGTGCAAATCGCCGGCTGCTCGTCAAATACGATCCTCGGGACATGTCTCGTGTCTTCGTGCGGCGACCATCGGGCAATTTCGTGGAGGCCCGCTACGCGGATCTTACCTTGCCTTCGATAACACTGCACGAAGCCTTGGCAGCGCGCCGTGCGCTTCTGGCGAAAGGGCGACGAGAGGTGAACATTCGCACGATCGTTGGTACAGCTATTGAGCAGCGCAAACTGGTGGATGCAGCGATCAAGGCAACAGCGACTGCGCGACGTGGCCGCCTTGCCAGCGCGAAAACGAAAGTGGATGACGGCAGTTGGGGCTCGCTTCGGGGGATCGACTCCAGCAAACCTGTTGCTTTCGAGGACACAGAATGAGCTTGCATGAACACAGAAATCTCTCACCTGACTGCGAATGCCGCGGCACTGCTCGGTGAAGCAGACAAACAGTGCATCCGCGAGATAAGATCACGTCGCTGGCTCGTTTATCCGCGTGCCAAGCAGGTACTCGATCGCCTCAACCTCCTGGTCGATCATCCACGCGGGACGCGAATGCCTTCCATCGCCATATACGGTGACAGTGGAATGGGCAAAACAATGATCATGAAGCGTTTCCGTGACCAGCATCCGCCAAGCTTCAATTCGCTCACCGGCAGGCTGAAAACGCCGGTTCTCGCAATGGAGATGACCAGCCGGCCTGGCGAGAGACGGTTTTATGCCGAACTTCTGACCCTCCTCGGAGCACCACAGCGGCCCCGTGCCGATATCGCACAAATGGAGCAAGCTGCGTTACGCATCATGGAAGCAATCGGCGTGCAGGTGCTGGTAATCGACGAGGTGCACAACATTCTCGCTGGAACATATCGCGAGCAACGCATCGTCCTCAACACATTGCGCTTTCTGAGCAACCGCCTTCAGATCTCGCTCGTCTGCTTCGGGGTCAATGACGCCCGTGAGGCCATTGGTGGCGATGTACAATTGGCGCGCCGCTTCGAACAGTTCACGCTGAGCCGCTGGGTTGCAAATGAGCCGTTCGAAATCTTGGTCGCCTTGATCCTGCGCAACACGCCACTGCGTCACCCATCGGTGTTAACCGCAAAATCATTGCGGCGGATACTGCAGATCACCGAGGGCATCACTGCCAACATCTTCCACATAATCAACTCACTGGCTATCGAGGCAATCGAAAGCGGAAGAGAGCGGATTACCGATGAAGCCATTGAGAAATGGGAGCCGGAATTTGACGCCGAAGCAGCGTTCGCATGAGATGGGAATATCCGCACGGCAATTGCCGGTAAGGCTGGCTCCCTACCCCGATGAACTTCTGTCGTCGTGGATCATCCGGCATGCCGCGTTCTATGAGGTCCCTCCCTTGGCTATGCTTCAGCATTGCCTTCCCGAGGTACAATCTTTGCGCACGTCGGATCTAGACATGACCGAAAGTCAGGTTGCCCGCATCGCCCGTATGTTCTCTGCTGATCCCGCTAGGGTCCTGCGCATGACGTTCTCGAACATCGCGCGGTCGTCGCGGCGCCTGATTGCCAGCGAGCCCCGGCAATTATGTTGCAGCTGTAGTCCGATCACTAACGAGTTGCAGCCCGTTCTTCGTAGCCAGTTTCTCGGCTGGCGCATCACCTGTCCGCTTTGTGGTAACGTCATTCAGAACACTGACGGGGGTGCCCGCCCCTCTCCCTTCAGTCGCTATCACAATAGTGCCCTTATAGGAGAACAGCTTCTCGACGACGAGGCCGAGCGCGGTATGCAAAACTGGATGGCACCAAGCGAGATTGCCGGCCTCCTGCTGATGCGACGCGTTCCGAAGGCTTTCCCCGCTTATTACGAACGGTCCGGCTATAGAGTGCTCGGCGTGATCATTCCTGATCTCGATGACGTTCTCAGGATGGAAACAAGCAAACTTCCGTCGCGAGCAAGTACGCTCTTGCCGCTGCACTTGAGGCCAGCTCTTTTAGCTGGTGTGGCCATCGTCCAGCGCGCCGGGCCGGAGATGCTTCACATGCTGCGTAGCCATATGATGGGCGAGAACAAAGCTCGCTTCGGCAGCGCTATAGACGAGATCTTGGACTGCGCACGTCAGTCGCGGACGTCTTCGCAGTTGCACTTAATTTGAGATTATCGGCGCATAAAATCTCAAATTAAGTGCCAACCAAGAAAGAAGCGGCCGCATTCTTACGTTTAAGTGCCAAACGACAGCCCACGATCGCGGTGATCTGATCGGGAGTGGGGATCCCCGTGAAGGAGGTGAAGGCGAGGCCGCCCGCCTTTTTGGCAACTTTGAGCCAGTCGATGCGTCGGAAGACGTCCTCTACGGCTTCTCCCGCCCTCGTCAGCGCGGGCCGCTTCTCGATCAACCCCGTGACGATGCCCTCGATCACCGCAATCTTGGCGTCTTCGAAGCCCTGGAAGCGCCATCCGTTGAATTTGAGGCAGAGGACCTTGGATTCCTTTTCGAAGCCGGCCTCGATCATCTCGAGGACACTGGATTTGCCGGCACCCCAATCGCCATGCACGCCGATCGTTACCGGTTGATCTGGCCGGTCCCGCAGGAGCTTTATGATCGTCGTCGCGATCGCCTCGTTGTTGAGGAGATCGACCTTGGTTTCGTTATCGGTCAGGATCATCGGCTGCCCCCGTGTTGATCGAAAAGTTCCCGCGCCGGGATGAAGGGGCGACCCGTTTCAGCAGCCCTGCGCACTTTGCGTTCGAGGACCGCCTTCAGCGGGATCTGACGATCGAGTGCGTCGTAGATGTCGCGGCCATCCATGCAGATGAGCCGCTTGCCCGAACCGAACGCCGCCAGGCCCTCGGTCGTGAAACCGTTGTAGCTCACGAATAGACCGCGGGCCCACGCGGCCTTCTGGTCGAGCTTACCGTGGAAGACATGGAGGTCGGCGACACCCGTCGGCTGTGAATGCCATTTTGCCTCGAGGAGGTAGGTTTCCTCGCCGAGCAGGAAACTGCCGTCGATCTGCTCGCCGGTGTTGCGGAACGGCTCACGCGCCGTCAGGCCCGCCATGTCGAAGCACCGCCTCAGGAAGGCCTCGAAGGCATAGCCTCGCTCATGGGCTTGCAGCGGCACCGTAAAGTTAACCGACGGCTGAGGAAGATGTGCGTACATGGGCCATGTCAGAAGTTGCTCGTGATCCGCTTTATCGTCGCCACCGCTATCCCGCTGAGATCATTGCGCACGCGGTATGGCTCTACTTTCGCTTTCCGCTCAGCCTGCGCATGGTTGAGGACATGCTGGCGTCCCGCGGCATCATCGTCACGCATCAGACCATTCGAAGCTGGGCGGAGAAATTCGGACGGCATTTCGCCCGGGAGATCAAGCGACGGTCAGCCGGCTGCCTGGGCGACAAATGGCATCTCGACGAATGTGTGGTGGCCATCAATGGCAAGAAGCAGTGGCTCTGGCGTGCCGTCGATCAGGACGGCTTCGTCCTCGAAGTGCTGGTGCAAAGCCGCCGAAATGCCAAGGCGGCAAAGCGCCTGATGCGCAAGTTGCTGAAGGCTCAAGGGCGGACACCACGGGTCATGATCACCGACAAGCTCCGGTCCTATGATGCCGCCAGGCGCGACCTCATGCCCGGTGTCGAACACCGGTCGCACAAAGGCCTAAATAATCGAGCGGAAAATTCGCACCAGCCGACCCGACGACGCGAAAGGACCATGAAACGCTTCAAGTCGGCACGCCAGCTTCAGCGGTTCGTTTCCATGATCCGATTGCCAACCTGTTCCACTTTCCCCGCAATACGCTGTCATCGGCTCAACATCAAGACCTGCGTAACGCCGCCATGCAAATCTGGAGCAAAATCGCGTGTGTCGCCGCAGCCTGACAGCCGTCCCCGCCAGCTATCGCTGCATCAATCCGCTGATAACTTTACAGTGCCATCTCACCGGCATCTATTCCTGGGAGGATGAACAGAAAATACCGGAGGGCTTCAGACCTTTGCGACTTCCCGCACGAATCCTGCGCGCCGCGTGATGCTTACACTCTGTTCGGCCTTATATTAGCGTACGATTTCGCGCAGTTCTTGTTTCGACCCCATGATGCCATGCTCGTCAATGCTCGAAACTGTCAATCGGCGTTGCCAACGCCGATTGACACTCTTGGGAAGTCTCATTGTTCTAGGCCACGCTCTGAGAGCAGCCGGTTCATGACCTCGCCTTTGATCTCGCCTGCGATTTGGTTTCGGACTTGGGCTCCGAGCACCCGCTCGGCATCGACATCGCCTACCAGACCATGTTCGGCCAGTCGCTGATCCAGACGGCTCTGAAACTCTTCGCCCATGGCTTCGACGAGCCGGTCCTGCATCGCTGCATGTTCGTCCGGTGCGATGCGCCTCAGCACCGTCTCCCAAGGTTGCCAGCGGGTTGCCATGTAGTCGGTGAATTGGTTCGCTTCCCGCTCCCGGATCAGGTCCAGCGCCTCCGTCGCATCATCCTCGCTTACGTGAGAGACCGCCAGGAAGCGCATGTCAGGGGCGACGTGACTGA
The sequence above is drawn from the Sinorhizobium fredii USDA 257 genome and encodes:
- a CDS encoding Mu transposase C-terminal domain-containing protein, with protein sequence MVTREREIIEPWPVAGLPETLHVDNGSDFRSRAFQRGCEDAGIAINWRPPGEPRFGGHIERLIGTQMGKLHLLPGTTFSNAQELGEYDSKRHSALILRELERYIALDIVGNYHQSIHGTLGRPPIAVWREHEGEIPLRLPKDRMRFWLTFLPEQERTLQPTGIHLFGLRYWSAALSADVGSANRRLLVKYDPRDMSRVFVRRPSGNFVEARYADLTLPSITLHEALAARRALLAKGRREVNIRTIVGTAIEQRKLVDAAIKATATARRGRLASAKTKVDDGSWGSLRGIDSSKPVAFEDTE
- a CDS encoding TniB family NTP-binding protein, coding for MNTEISHLTANAAALLGEADKQCIREIRSRRWLVYPRAKQVLDRLNLLVDHPRGTRMPSIAIYGDSGMGKTMIMKRFRDQHPPSFNSLTGRLKTPVLAMEMTSRPGERRFYAELLTLLGAPQRPRADIAQMEQAALRIMEAIGVQVLVIDEVHNILAGTYREQRIVLNTLRFLSNRLQISLVCFGVNDAREAIGGDVQLARRFEQFTLSRWVANEPFEILVALILRNTPLRHPSVLTAKSLRRILQITEGITANIFHIINSLAIEAIESGRERITDEAIEKWEPEFDAEAAFA
- a CDS encoding TniQ family protein, which encodes MGISARQLPVRLAPYPDELLSSWIIRHAAFYEVPPLAMLQHCLPEVQSLRTSDLDMTESQVARIARMFSADPARVLRMTFSNIARSSRRLIASEPRQLCCSCSPITNELQPVLRSQFLGWRITCPLCGNVIQNTDGGARPSPFSRYHNSALIGEQLLDDEAERGMQNWMAPSEIAGLLLMRRVPKAFPAYYERSGYRVLGVIIPDLDDVLRMETSKLPSRASTLLPLHLRPALLAGVAIVQRAGPEMLHMLRSHMMGENKARFGSAIDEILDCARQSRTSSQLHLI
- a CDS encoding restriction endonuclease is translated as MYAHLPQPSVNFTVPLQAHERGYAFEAFLRRCFDMAGLTAREPFRNTGEQIDGSFLLGEETYLLEAKWHSQPTGVADLHVFHGKLDQKAAWARGLFVSYNGFTTEGLAAFGSGKRLICMDGRDIYDALDRQIPLKAVLERKVRRAAETGRPFIPARELFDQHGGSR